One Candidatus Anaeroferrophillus wilburensis genomic window carries:
- the clpB gene encoding ATP-dependent chaperone ClpB, with translation MDLNKLTQKAQEAVQDAQNIALRRNHQQVDGEHLLLALLQQEQGLIPRIIEKIGLVPDTIGREIEKRLAAFPSVTGTGASAGSIYITTRLNKLFLGAQDEASRLKDEYISVEHLLLSLLNDTADPLAAMFVGYGVTRDKVLQVLSEVRGAQRVTSQNPEETYQALEKYGVDLTRSASQGKLDPVIGRDDEIRRVIQVLSRRTKNNPVLIGEPGVGKTAIVEGLAQRIIRQDVPENLKQKKLVSLDMGALIAGAKFRGEFEERLKAVLKEVQESHGQVILFIDEMHTVVGAGRAEGSMDAGNLLKPMLARGELHCIGATTLNEYRRHVEKDAALERRFQPVLVKQPTVPDTISILRGLKERYEVHHGVRIKDAALVSAAVLSHRYINDRFLPDKAIDLIDEAAARLRTEIDSMPADLDEVTRKTMQLEIEREALKKEKDDASRKRLGILEKELADLQESSAALLAQWQVEKEQISRLQELNKQLEETKREIEKAERNYDLNRAAELKYGVLTKLEQEKAAAAQSVAGPKGGSRLLKEEVDEEDVAAIVSRWTGIPVNKLMEGEREKLVHLEEMLHRRVVGQDEAVQTVADAVLRARAGIKDPNRPIGSFIFLGPTGVGKTELARSLAEFLFDDEENMTRIDMSEYMEKHAVARLIGAPPGYVGFEEGGQLTEAVRRRPYSVLLFDEIEKAHPDVFNIMLQILDDGRLTDAHGRTVDFKNTVIIMTSNIGSQHILEYQGDEQQYGRMKDRVLADMRAQFKPEFLNRVDDIVVFHSLNKVQLQSIVDIQLRRLFERLAEREIVLELTPEARGFLAEKGYDPAYGARPLKRSIQHYLETPLAREIMQGKVKNGSRVRVRPEGDHLIFMN, from the coding sequence ATGGATTTGAATAAATTGACCCAAAAAGCCCAGGAAGCAGTGCAGGATGCCCAGAATATCGCACTCCGGCGCAACCATCAGCAGGTTGATGGTGAGCATCTGCTGCTGGCCCTGCTGCAGCAGGAACAGGGCCTTATTCCGAGAATCATTGAAAAAATTGGTTTGGTGCCGGATACCATCGGCCGGGAGATTGAAAAACGGCTGGCCGCTTTTCCCTCGGTCACCGGTACCGGCGCGTCCGCTGGCAGTATCTACATTACTACCCGGTTGAATAAACTGTTTCTGGGAGCTCAGGATGAAGCCAGTCGCCTGAAGGATGAGTATATCAGCGTTGAACATCTGCTTCTCAGCCTGCTCAATGACACCGCAGATCCCCTGGCGGCAATGTTTGTCGGCTATGGTGTCACCCGCGATAAAGTGCTCCAGGTGCTCAGCGAGGTGCGGGGGGCGCAGCGGGTGACCTCCCAGAATCCTGAAGAAACCTATCAGGCTCTGGAGAAATACGGTGTTGACCTTACCCGGTCAGCCAGCCAGGGAAAACTGGACCCGGTTATTGGCCGGGATGACGAAATTCGTCGGGTGATTCAGGTCCTCTCCCGGCGGACGAAGAATAATCCAGTGCTGATCGGTGAGCCGGGAGTGGGAAAAACAGCCATTGTTGAAGGCTTGGCCCAGAGGATCATCCGTCAGGATGTGCCGGAAAATCTGAAGCAGAAAAAGCTCGTTTCACTCGACATGGGAGCCCTGATTGCCGGTGCTAAATTCCGCGGTGAATTTGAGGAACGGCTGAAAGCGGTACTCAAAGAAGTGCAGGAATCCCATGGTCAGGTTATTCTTTTCATCGATGAGATGCATACGGTGGTCGGCGCCGGCAGGGCCGAAGGGTCGATGGATGCCGGCAATTTGCTGAAGCCCATGCTGGCCCGGGGCGAGCTTCATTGTATCGGTGCCACAACCCTGAATGAGTATCGCCGGCACGTGGAGAAGGATGCCGCTCTGGAGCGGCGCTTCCAGCCGGTATTGGTAAAGCAGCCGACGGTTCCCGACACCATCTCTATCCTGAGGGGGTTGAAGGAACGCTATGAGGTCCACCACGGAGTAAGAATTAAGGATGCCGCTCTGGTGTCGGCGGCGGTTCTTTCCCACCGCTATATCAACGACCGGTTTCTGCCCGACAAGGCCATCGATCTCATTGATGAGGCGGCTGCCCGGCTGCGGACTGAAATTGACAGCATGCCTGCTGATCTGGACGAGGTGACCAGAAAAACTATGCAGCTGGAAATTGAGCGCGAAGCCTTAAAAAAAGAGAAGGATGACGCCTCCCGCAAGCGTCTGGGGATACTTGAAAAGGAACTGGCTGATCTGCAGGAGAGCAGCGCCGCTCTGCTGGCCCAGTGGCAGGTTGAAAAAGAGCAGATCAGCCGTCTCCAGGAGCTGAATAAGCAGTTGGAAGAAACCAAACGGGAGATTGAAAAGGCGGAGCGCAACTACGATCTCAACCGGGCGGCGGAATTGAAGTATGGTGTCCTGACCAAGCTTGAGCAGGAAAAGGCTGCAGCGGCACAGTCGGTTGCCGGCCCGAAAGGCGGCAGCCGTTTGCTCAAGGAGGAGGTTGATGAAGAAGATGTGGCTGCCATTGTCAGCCGCTGGACCGGTATTCCGGTGAACAAACTGATGGAGGGGGAGCGGGAAAAGCTTGTCCACCTGGAGGAGATGCTCCATCGCCGGGTTGTGGGCCAGGATGAAGCAGTGCAGACGGTTGCCGATGCGGTTCTCCGGGCTCGGGCCGGGATCAAGGATCCCAATCGACCAATCGGCAGCTTTATTTTCCTTGGTCCAACCGGGGTCGGCAAAACGGAGCTGGCCCGGTCACTGGCTGAATTTCTTTTTGATGATGAAGAGAATATGACCCGTATTGATATGTCGGAGTATATGGAAAAACACGCGGTTGCCCGCCTGATCGGGGCGCCGCCAGGATATGTCGGTTTTGAAGAGGGTGGCCAGCTTACCGAGGCCGTCCGTCGCCGGCCTTACTCGGTGCTGCTGTTTGACGAAATAGAAAAGGCCCATCCCGATGTCTTCAATATTATGCTGCAGATTCTTGATGACGGCCGGCTGACCGATGCCCACGGTCGGACGGTGGATTTTAAAAATACCGTCATTATCATGACCTCTAACATCGGCAGCCAGCATATTCTGGAATACCAGGGAGATGAACAGCAGTATGGCAGGATGAAGGACCGGGTGCTGGCCGACATGCGCGCCCAGTTCAAGCCGGAGTTTCTCAATCGGGTGGATGATATTGTTGTTTTTCACTCACTGAATAAGGTTCAGCTGCAGTCTATTGTTGATATTCAGCTGCGGCGATTGTTTGAGCGCTTGGCTGAGCGGGAGATCGTCCTGGAGCTTACTCCCGAGGCCAGGGGATTCCTGGCTGAAAAAGGTTATGATCCCGCCTATGGCGCCCGGCCGCTGAAACGCTCTATCCAGCATTATTTGGAAACGCCGCTGGCCCGTGAAATCATGCAGGGGAAGGTGAAAAACGGCAGCCGGGTGAGGGTGCGGCCGGAAGGTGATCACCTGATTTTCATGAATTAA
- a CDS encoding DUF3857 domain-containing protein: MHPQRHSNYFLRLVFVILLFATLGTSAARGTTSSPPADWLQDADALTLLIDKRYTVNQNGSYDLQIHVVRKIITYKGKKNYADFKLAYNDSYQSVTIEKAETTTPEGSVIAADTGEVHDILAPWTANASIHSHSRQKIVNLPSVVPGATIDIELTLHSRLGFWAEELFRLDDPISKKSVSVTVPDSLSLYFREPAGISGTKQRHENETTTYCWEAVMLPKQVPEQLTPRSENQDFSLLLSTFGSWQQVSSWYADRIAPSAGTLTALNLEPFALEISTVDRLYESLMRQITPNPISFLATDLTPQPAAETLAQGYGTPADLALLFYQVLQHLRIPATLLWSNTSGIFLTDLSAAPSPELLSNPLVRCRSKDYSFERQELPPGFTGCEDQLALSMADGSLVPVITSYPNQQHTKMDISLTAENQLAGSIKTVLSGEAAVDARKQWRYLSPEERQITASRFLHAIDPLAVIDGSLTTSGLEELQQPVIIECRFTIPRTLPMVGGYSLFTIPTPALPGEFTTCLPDRRTALMIDTPFADNLELTISLPAMSTCSTIPLSTAGELPGITWETTAAMAGNHLLYNRTIELKRTILPADSTYQQFRRQLVSFHQPMMLMVLIKPEKVRN; this comes from the coding sequence ATGCATCCCCAGCGACACAGCAACTATTTTTTACGGCTCGTGTTTGTCATCCTGCTCTTTGCAACCCTTGGGACGTCGGCAGCCCGGGGCACAACATCCTCCCCACCAGCCGACTGGCTGCAGGATGCCGACGCCCTAACCCTGTTGATTGACAAACGGTACACGGTCAACCAGAATGGCAGTTATGATCTCCAAATTCATGTGGTTCGTAAAATCATCACCTACAAGGGTAAAAAGAACTATGCCGACTTCAAACTTGCCTACAATGACAGTTACCAGAGCGTCACCATCGAGAAGGCTGAAACCACCACGCCTGAGGGATCGGTGATTGCCGCCGACACCGGGGAGGTGCATGATATTCTGGCTCCTTGGACTGCCAATGCTTCCATCCATTCCCACAGCCGGCAAAAAATCGTCAACCTGCCGTCGGTGGTTCCCGGGGCCACCATAGATATTGAACTGACCCTCCACTCCCGCCTCGGGTTCTGGGCTGAAGAGCTGTTTCGCCTTGACGATCCAATCAGCAAAAAAAGTGTATCCGTAACCGTCCCTGACAGCCTCTCTCTCTATTTTCGGGAACCCGCAGGCATCAGCGGCACAAAACAGCGGCACGAAAACGAAACGACCACCTATTGCTGGGAAGCCGTCATGCTGCCCAAACAGGTCCCTGAACAACTGACACCCCGGAGCGAAAACCAGGACTTCAGCCTGTTGCTTTCCACCTTTGGCAGCTGGCAACAGGTTTCCTCATGGTATGCAGACCGCATCGCCCCATCAGCCGGCACCTTGACAGCTCTCAACCTGGAGCCCTTTGCCCTGGAGATATCCACCGTCGACCGGCTGTATGAATCGCTGATGCGCCAGATAACGCCCAACCCCATCAGTTTTCTGGCAACCGACCTGACCCCACAGCCAGCAGCAGAAACGCTGGCCCAGGGATATGGCACGCCGGCCGACTTGGCCCTGCTTTTCTACCAGGTCCTCCAGCACCTTCGGATTCCGGCCACACTGCTGTGGAGCAACACCTCCGGTATTTTTTTGACTGATCTTTCAGCCGCCCCCTCTCCGGAACTGCTGAGCAATCCCCTGGTTCGCTGCCGCAGCAAAGACTACTCCTTCGAGCGGCAGGAACTGCCACCCGGCTTTACCGGCTGCGAAGATCAGTTGGCACTGAGCATGGCCGACGGCAGTCTGGTGCCAGTCATCACCTCTTACCCTAACCAGCAGCATACCAAGATGGACATCTCCCTGACCGCCGAAAACCAGCTTGCCGGCAGCATAAAAACGGTACTTAGCGGAGAGGCGGCAGTGGATGCCAGAAAGCAATGGCGCTATCTGTCACCAGAGGAACGCCAGATTACTGCCTCCCGGTTTCTCCATGCCATTGATCCGCTGGCGGTCATAGACGGGTCATTAACCACCAGCGGCCTTGAGGAGCTGCAGCAACCGGTTATCATCGAGTGCCGTTTCACCATTCCCCGGACACTTCCCATGGTCGGCGGATACTCCCTCTTCACCATTCCAACGCCGGCGCTGCCAGGGGAATTCACAACCTGCCTGCCGGATCGGCGGACAGCTCTGATGATTGACACCCCTTTCGCCGACAACCTGGAGCTCACCATCTCCCTGCCGGCCATGAGCACCTGCAGCACGATCCCCTTATCCACTGCCGGAGAACTGCCCGGCATCACATGGGAAACAACCGCCGCCATGGCTGGCAATCACCTGCTCTACAACAGAACCATTGAACTGAAACGCACCATCCTGCCGGCAGATTCCACCTACCAGCAGTTTCGCCGGCAACTGGTCAGTTTCCATCAGCCTATGATGCTGATGGTGTTGATCAAACCGGAAAAGGTGCGGAATTGA
- a CDS encoding cytoplasmic protein, producing MFSGNQPNLTDQISVDRSNLYREETFSDLQMATIKKLIPVKSDGTVDETREIIFIGHTQLLTQAGMLPVQCPIAGRTLEEAMTNFPQAVNDAVEKMIEEAKEYQRQQSSRIVVPGAKDIGKIIT from the coding sequence ATGTTTAGCGGAAATCAACCCAACCTCACCGACCAGATCTCTGTTGACCGGAGTAACCTTTATCGCGAAGAAACTTTTTCCGATTTACAGATGGCAACGATTAAAAAACTCATCCCGGTCAAAAGCGATGGCACGGTGGATGAAACCAGAGAAATCATCTTCATCGGCCACACCCAGCTGCTGACCCAGGCCGGCATGCTGCCGGTACAATGCCCCATTGCCGGCCGAACCCTGGAAGAAGCAATGACAAACTTTCCCCAGGCGGTCAATGACGCCGTTGAAAAAATGATCGAAGAAGCCAAGGAATATCAGCGACAGCAGTCTTCGAGGATTGTTGTCCCCGGAGCTAAGGATATCGGCAAGATCATTACCTGA
- a CDS encoding DUF3857 and transglutaminase domain-containing protein, giving the protein MLRPFSSHMRQQFINIVPAMVFFSILAISYPAAAATQNFAFLAQITRRQYPHAHAVLALEKETITYAANGTSRAEDEVFLTILDEQGKQEHGVLSFQVNRSYAKLDIPLLEIIKPDGRLLSVDFEKNSREDTSTRNSRMNIYNPNQRTINIFLPGLEIGDTIHYLTRQERFKTIIPDQMYGMVLGQYLFPIRTYHFTLKGPASLPINHLIKDEVAGCVSYHEEKEKNLVIRNWTFKDVPPVVPEPSMPPLRQVAMRLLFSSLDSWEQISRWYHELVEPKLKPTPEMTEMVATLTAGKHTAEEKITAVYYFVAQQVRYMGITTETDRPGFEPHDVGLTFSRRHGVCRDKAALLVSMLRLAGFAANPVLISLDEKLDREIPLPYFNHAITVASNSKGEPAWFMDPTSETSRQLLPDYERDASYLIADQQGTSLSLIPPVLPEENRFSLHINDRIQPDNSLAGTITATCRGFADTAMRSLLMRRSREEQKDFLEQMILRRRPEIKVTNLNWSDPADRATLFTFSCSFSLPDAIRWLDQQRGIFLPASNMADPGILDRWILGKADMTTRSYPLRLGYTYSTVVEEQIAANPLLQQLELPPATAIDTKYFNYQTLYVGKGEEQLTITRTFALKQLEVPAASYQEITSLQHDRNQEVLLPILITRKP; this is encoded by the coding sequence ATGCTCAGACCATTCAGCTCCCACATGAGGCAGCAGTTCATCAACATTGTGCCGGCCATGGTGTTTTTTTCCATCCTGGCCATCAGCTATCCGGCTGCGGCAGCAACGCAAAACTTTGCTTTTCTGGCCCAGATTACCAGGAGGCAGTATCCCCATGCCCATGCTGTCCTGGCTTTGGAAAAAGAAACCATTACCTATGCGGCCAACGGCACTTCCAGAGCTGAAGACGAGGTTTTCCTCACCATATTGGATGAGCAGGGAAAACAGGAACATGGCGTGTTATCTTTCCAGGTAAACCGCTCCTATGCAAAGTTGGATATCCCCCTCCTGGAGATCATCAAGCCGGACGGCCGGCTGCTTTCGGTTGACTTTGAAAAGAACTCCCGGGAGGATACATCAACCCGCAACAGCAGGATGAATATCTACAATCCCAACCAGCGGACAATCAACATTTTCCTCCCAGGTCTGGAGATCGGTGACACCATTCATTACCTGACCAGGCAGGAACGTTTCAAGACAATCATCCCTGACCAGATGTATGGCATGGTGTTGGGACAGTATCTCTTTCCCATCCGCACCTACCATTTCACCCTGAAGGGACCCGCTTCACTGCCCATCAACCACCTGATAAAGGATGAGGTTGCCGGCTGCGTCAGCTATCATGAAGAAAAGGAAAAAAATCTGGTGATCAGAAACTGGACTTTCAAAGACGTACCACCAGTGGTTCCCGAACCCTCGATGCCGCCCCTCAGACAGGTAGCAATGCGTCTGCTGTTTTCATCCCTTGATTCATGGGAACAAATATCACGTTGGTACCATGAGCTGGTGGAACCCAAACTGAAACCGACCCCTGAAATGACGGAAATGGTTGCAACCTTGACGGCCGGGAAACACACTGCCGAGGAAAAAATAACCGCCGTCTACTATTTTGTTGCCCAGCAGGTCCGCTATATGGGAATCACCACTGAAACCGACCGGCCCGGCTTTGAACCCCACGACGTTGGCCTGACTTTCAGCCGTCGGCATGGGGTGTGCCGCGACAAGGCCGCCCTGCTGGTCAGCATGCTGAGGCTGGCCGGTTTTGCAGCCAACCCGGTCCTGATAAGCCTTGACGAAAAGCTGGATCGTGAAATTCCCCTGCCCTATTTCAACCATGCCATCACGGTGGCCAGCAACAGCAAGGGTGAACCGGCCTGGTTTATGGATCCTACATCGGAAACCAGTCGGCAGTTGCTGCCTGATTATGAACGGGATGCCTCCTATCTGATCGCCGACCAGCAGGGCACCTCCCTGAGTCTGATACCGCCGGTACTGCCGGAGGAAAACCGGTTCTCCCTCCACATCAATGACCGGATCCAGCCGGATAACAGCCTTGCCGGAACGATCACCGCCACCTGTCGTGGTTTCGCCGACACCGCCATGCGCTCACTCCTCATGCGCCGCAGCCGGGAAGAACAGAAAGATTTCCTTGAGCAGATGATTTTGCGGCGGCGGCCGGAAATAAAGGTCACCAATCTCAACTGGTCAGACCCGGCTGACCGGGCAACTCTGTTCACCTTTTCCTGTTCATTCAGTCTTCCCGACGCTATCCGCTGGCTGGACCAGCAGAGAGGCATTTTCCTGCCGGCCAGCAATATGGCCGACCCCGGCATCCTGGACCGCTGGATTCTTGGCAAAGCGGATATGACCACCAGAAGCTACCCGCTCCGCCTGGGATACACCTACAGCACGGTTGTCGAGGAACAGATTGCCGCCAACCCTCTGTTACAGCAGCTGGAACTGCCACCCGCTACGGCAATTGACACTAAGTATTTCAACTACCAAACTCTCTATGTCGGCAAAGGGGAAGAACAGCTGACCATCACCCGCACCTTTGCCCTCAAGCAACTGGAGGTCCCAGCTGCCTCGTACCAGGAAATTACCTCCCTCCAGCATGACCGCAACCAGGAGGTACTGCTACCCATTCTGATTACCAGAAAGCCATGA
- the cysK gene encoding cysteine synthase A — protein MEFYDILNVIGNTPILRLAKVSSIPIFAKAEYLNPGGSVKDRVAKYMITQAEKRGDLQPGSVIIEATSGNTGIAVAFVGIHRGYRVIIVMPEDMSEERKKIIRALGAELVLTPSQESLTGSVNKVKELAAGIPNAYVVGQFENPDNPEVHYLTTGAELWKQLEGNVDAFVAGVGSGGTLGGAGKFLKEQNSLVKIVAVEPENSAALLGQEPGLHQIQGIGDGFVPPVLDVSLIDEVVTVSDENAIEMARKLAGCEGTLVGTSSGANVWAAIKVARELGPDKRVVTILPDRIERYFSTSLI, from the coding sequence ATGGAATTTTATGACATTCTCAATGTAATCGGCAATACGCCGATTCTCAGGTTGGCGAAGGTTTCGTCCATTCCCATCTTTGCAAAAGCCGAATACCTGAATCCTGGTGGCAGCGTCAAAGATCGGGTGGCAAAATACATGATTACCCAGGCTGAGAAAAGAGGTGATTTGCAGCCCGGATCGGTGATTATCGAGGCAACATCGGGAAATACCGGCATTGCCGTGGCCTTCGTCGGCATTCACCGCGGTTATCGGGTGATTATCGTCATGCCAGAAGATATGAGTGAGGAAAGAAAAAAGATTATTCGGGCCCTGGGGGCCGAACTGGTGCTGACCCCCTCACAAGAGAGTCTGACCGGTTCAGTCAATAAAGTGAAAGAGCTGGCAGCCGGGATTCCCAATGCCTATGTTGTCGGCCAGTTTGAAAATCCTGACAACCCGGAAGTTCATTACCTAACCACCGGGGCGGAGCTGTGGAAACAGTTGGAAGGCAATGTTGATGCTTTTGTCGCCGGGGTTGGCAGCGGTGGAACGTTGGGCGGTGCCGGCAAGTTTCTTAAAGAACAGAATTCCCTGGTGAAAATTGTTGCGGTGGAGCCGGAAAATTCAGCTGCCCTTCTCGGTCAGGAGCCTGGCCTGCACCAGATTCAGGGCATCGGTGATGGCTTTGTGCCGCCGGTGCTGGATGTTTCACTGATTGATGAGGTGGTGACCGTCAGTGATGAGAATGCCATTGAGATGGCCCGTAAGCTGGCTGGCTGTGAAGGTACGCTGGTGGGAACATCTTCAGGAGCCAACGTTTGGGCGGCCATTAAGGTTGCCCGGGAGCTTGGTCCCGACAAGAGGGTGGTAACCATTCTGCCGGATCGTATTGAGCGCTATTTCAGTACCAGCCTGATCTGA
- the gatA gene encoding Asp-tRNA(Asn)/Glu-tRNA(Gln) amidotransferase subunit GatA, whose amino-acid sequence MELYAQTLTQLQQKLQRREVSAMEITESVLRRIGEVDQQVGSYLLVDVIGARAQAAEADRRLAAGEAVSPVTGIPLGLKDLLSTKGMRTTCASKILEHYVPAYDATVVHRLRQAGAVLTGKLNMDEFAMGSSTENSAFQLTRNPWNLECVPGGSSGGSASAVAADECIASLGSDTGGSIRQPASFCGVVGLKPTYGRVSRYGLVAFASSLDQIGTFTKTVADAALLLSVVAGYDHHDSTSVKEPVPTWHTLLDRDLRSLTVGIPQEYFVEGMDTEVEQAVRRAIGFFADQGATIREVNLPHSDYAVATYYLVATAEASSNLARYDGVKYGYRSPDADGLLEMYCQTRSEGFGPEVKRRIMLGTYALSAGYYDAYYKKAQQVRTLIKQDFETVFSSCDIIVSPVSPTPAFRIGEKVDDPLQMYLTDILTIPVNLAGLPALSLPCGFSKSGLPIGLQMIARPFAEESLFQAAHQYEQATDWHREKPVINGSAN is encoded by the coding sequence ATGGAATTATATGCGCAGACGCTGACCCAGCTGCAGCAGAAGCTGCAGCGCCGTGAGGTTTCAGCGATGGAGATAACCGAGTCAGTTCTGAGGCGGATAGGTGAGGTTGACCAGCAGGTTGGTTCCTATCTGCTGGTGGATGTGATCGGGGCCCGTGCACAGGCCGCTGAGGCCGATCGGCGGCTGGCGGCCGGAGAAGCGGTGTCGCCGGTGACCGGCATTCCCCTTGGTCTCAAGGATTTGTTGTCAACCAAGGGAATGCGGACTACCTGTGCCTCCAAAATTCTCGAGCACTATGTTCCCGCCTACGATGCCACCGTGGTTCACCGGCTGCGGCAGGCTGGAGCGGTGCTGACCGGCAAACTTAATATGGATGAGTTCGCCATGGGGTCATCAACGGAAAACTCAGCATTTCAGCTCACCAGAAATCCTTGGAACCTTGAATGTGTCCCCGGTGGTTCCAGTGGCGGTTCGGCATCCGCGGTGGCGGCCGATGAATGTATTGCTTCTCTGGGCTCCGATACCGGCGGCTCCATTCGTCAACCGGCGTCCTTTTGCGGGGTTGTTGGCTTGAAACCCACCTATGGCCGGGTTTCCCGCTACGGCCTGGTGGCTTTTGCCTCTTCTCTGGATCAGATCGGTACCTTCACTAAAACGGTAGCCGATGCTGCCCTGCTGCTATCGGTTGTCGCCGGCTATGATCACCATGATTCCACATCGGTCAAAGAACCGGTGCCAACCTGGCATACCCTCCTTGATCGTGATCTTCGTTCCCTGACGGTGGGAATTCCCCAGGAGTATTTTGTCGAAGGGATGGATACCGAGGTGGAACAAGCTGTGCGGCGGGCCATCGGTTTTTTTGCAGATCAGGGAGCCACTATAAGGGAAGTAAATCTGCCCCATAGCGACTATGCGGTTGCTACCTACTACCTGGTGGCCACCGCTGAAGCAAGCTCTAATCTGGCCCGCTATGACGGGGTGAAGTACGGTTATCGGTCACCCGATGCTGACGGTTTGCTAGAGATGTATTGCCAGACCAGGTCCGAGGGTTTTGGCCCGGAAGTTAAGCGCCGGATTATGCTGGGAACCTATGCCCTATCAGCCGGCTACTACGATGCCTACTATAAAAAGGCCCAACAGGTGCGGACTCTGATCAAGCAAGATTTTGAAACTGTGTTTTCCTCTTGCGATATCATTGTCTCGCCCGTATCGCCGACACCGGCCTTCAGGATCGGCGAGAAGGTTGATGACCCGCTGCAGATGTATCTTACCGATATTCTGACGATTCCGGTAAACCTTGCCGGCCTGCCGGCCCTCTCGCTGCCTTGCGGCTTCAGCAAGTCGGGGCTGCCCATTGGTTTGCAGATGATTGCCAGGCCGTTTGCCGAAGAATCCCTTTTCCAGGCTGCCCATCAGTATGAACAGGCAACCGACTGGCATCGGGAAAAACCGGTCATTAATGGGAGCGCAAACTGA
- the gatB gene encoding Asp-tRNA(Asn)/Glu-tRNA(Gln) amidotransferase subunit GatB, producing MDFEVVIGLEVHAQLRTKTKIFCSCATSFGDEPNANTCPVCTGLPGALPVLNRRVVEYAVKAGLATNCQIVNDSVFARKNYFYPDLPKGYQISQFDRPICLGGYLDIKVAGQEQKRIGITRIHMEEDAGKLVHPEHLYGVSYVDYNRACVPLLEIVSEPDMRSSAEAVAYLRALRDILVYLEICDGNMEEGSFRCDANVSIRPFGQQEFGTRAELKNMNSFRNVQRAIEYEVERQRKVIAGGGQVVQETRLWDVEKAMTISMRGKEEAHDYRYFPDPDLLPVQIPAEWISDLGASLPELPQAKKTRFISTYELAEVDAEGLTSSRALADFFEEAVKRFANPKMVSNWVMSELLRYLNDEKTSIDACPVTPAGLAALLAMIEAGTISGKIAKKVFATMYRERQNDPAAIVAAQGLVQIDDTSALAEVVRQVLAANPAEVEKYYGGKQKVFGFLVGQVMRQTRGQANPGLVNELLQQQLDAGRP from the coding sequence ATGGATTTTGAAGTTGTAATCGGGCTGGAAGTGCATGCCCAGCTACGGACGAAAACAAAAATATTCTGCTCCTGCGCCACCTCTTTTGGTGATGAGCCGAACGCCAATACCTGTCCGGTATGTACCGGCCTGCCCGGAGCCCTGCCGGTTCTTAACCGCCGGGTAGTTGAATATGCGGTGAAAGCCGGTTTGGCTACCAACTGTCAGATTGTCAATGATAGTGTTTTTGCCCGCAAGAATTATTTTTATCCCGATTTGCCCAAAGGGTACCAGATTTCTCAGTTTGACCGTCCCATCTGTTTGGGTGGTTATCTCGATATCAAGGTTGCCGGCCAGGAGCAGAAGCGGATTGGCATTACTCGCATCCATATGGAAGAGGATGCCGGCAAGCTGGTTCATCCAGAGCACCTCTACGGGGTTAGTTATGTGGACTATAACCGTGCCTGCGTACCATTGTTGGAAATTGTCAGTGAACCGGATATGCGCAGTTCGGCTGAAGCTGTCGCCTACCTCAGGGCACTACGGGATATCCTGGTCTATCTGGAGATCTGTGATGGCAATATGGAGGAGGGCAGTTTTCGCTGTGATGCCAATGTTTCCATCCGTCCTTTTGGGCAGCAGGAATTTGGCACCCGGGCGGAACTGAAGAATATGAACTCCTTCCGCAACGTCCAGCGGGCAATTGAGTACGAGGTGGAGCGCCAGCGGAAAGTCATTGCCGGCGGCGGCCAAGTGGTTCAGGAAACCCGGCTGTGGGATGTTGAGAAAGCCATGACCATTTCCATGAGAGGTAAGGAAGAGGCCCATGACTACCGCTATTTCCCCGATCCTGATCTGCTACCGGTTCAGATTCCTGCAGAGTGGATTTCTGATTTGGGTGCGTCATTGCCTGAATTGCCCCAAGCCAAAAAGACCCGTTTTATCAGTACCTATGAACTTGCCGAGGTGGATGCTGAAGGCTTGACCAGCAGCCGGGCGCTGGCTGATTTTTTTGAAGAAGCAGTGAAACGGTTTGCCAATCCGAAAATGGTCAGCAATTGGGTCATGTCCGAGCTGCTCCGCTACCTTAACGATGAGAAAACGTCAATTGATGCATGTCCCGTAACTCCGGCCGGCCTGGCCGCGCTGTTGGCCATGATTGAGGCCGGGACAATCAGTGGTAAGATAGCTAAAAAAGTTTTTGCCACCATGTACCGGGAGCGGCAGAATGATCCCGCCGCTATTGTTGCCGCCCAGGGGCTGGTGCAGATTGATGACACCAGCGCCTTGGCGGAAGTTGTCCGGCAGGTGCTGGCGGCCAACCCGGCCGAAGTTGAAAAATACTATGGTGGCAAACAGAAGGTGTTTGGTTTCCTTGTCGGACAGGTGATGCGGCAGACCAGGGGCCAAGCAAATCCCGGCCTGGTTAATGAATTGCTCCAGCAGCAGCTTGATGCCGGTCGGCCCTGA